In the Oryza glaberrima chromosome 6, OglaRS2, whole genome shotgun sequence genome, one interval contains:
- the LOC127777678 gene encoding protein NOI4-like isoform X2, whose amino-acid sequence MSEEAGRPLPKFGEWDVNDPASADGFTVIFNKARDEKKGGNGQDTDSPCKETRTERVESYAPKTNSKWFCCVTSSPTQS is encoded by the exons ATGTCG GAGGAAGCAGGTCGTCCCTTGCCCAAGTTTGGTGAATGGGATGTCAACGACCCAGCTTCCGCTGATGGATTCACAGTGATATTCAACAAAGCCAGAGATGAGAAAAAGGGTGGGAATGGGCAAGATACTGATTCACCCTGCAAAGAAACTAGGACTGAGAGGGTGGAATCATATGCCCCCAAGACAAACTCG AAATGGTTTTGCTGCGTGACATCCAGTCCTACACAATCTTGA
- the LOC127777678 gene encoding protein NOI4-like isoform X1, with protein sequence MSEEAGRPLPKFGEWDVNDPASADGFTVIFNKARDEKKGGNGQDTDSPCKETRTERVESYAPKTNSKKWFCCVTSSPTQS encoded by the exons ATGTCG GAGGAAGCAGGTCGTCCCTTGCCCAAGTTTGGTGAATGGGATGTCAACGACCCAGCTTCCGCTGATGGATTCACAGTGATATTCAACAAAGCCAGAGATGAGAAAAAGGGTGGGAATGGGCAAGATACTGATTCACCCTGCAAAGAAACTAGGACTGAGAGGGTGGAATCATATGCCCCCAAGACAAACTCG AAGAAATGGTTTTGCTGCGTGACATCCAGTCCTACACAATCTTGA